The proteins below are encoded in one region of Rhodothermales bacterium:
- a CDS encoding purine-nucleoside phosphorylase — MPDTETTDTLDAAVAAVRARTDARPDLVLILGSGLGALADEAEDAVVIPTSEVPGYPRSTVQGHAGRLVFGQFEGRSVLFVQGRVHLYEGHAASVLGFPVRLAHALGARRMLVTNAAGGIDPTMGPGTLMFIADHLNLAFASPMSGPVRPGEPRWPDMAAPYDPAWLDRAERLALDRGIPTRRGVYLWTTGPSYETPAEIRFFRRIGADAVGMSTVPEVIQATALGMPVLGISAITNAAAGLNAEPLNHEEVMEAGRQVQQRFAALVRAIVADDS, encoded by the coding sequence ATGCCTGATACCGAAACGACCGACACCCTCGACGCCGCCGTCGCCGCCGTGCGTGCGCGTACCGACGCCCGACCCGATCTCGTGCTCATCCTCGGCTCCGGCCTCGGCGCGCTCGCCGACGAGGCGGAGGACGCCGTCGTCATCCCGACGTCGGAGGTGCCGGGCTACCCGCGTTCGACGGTGCAGGGCCACGCCGGGCGGCTCGTCTTCGGACAGTTCGAGGGACGGAGCGTGCTCTTCGTGCAGGGGCGCGTCCACCTCTACGAGGGGCACGCGGCGAGCGTGCTCGGCTTCCCCGTCCGCCTCGCCCACGCCCTCGGCGCGCGGCGGATGCTCGTCACGAACGCCGCCGGCGGCATCGACCCGACGATGGGCCCGGGCACGCTGATGTTCATCGCCGACCACCTCAACCTCGCCTTTGCGTCGCCGATGTCCGGCCCCGTCCGCCCCGGCGAGCCGCGCTGGCCCGACATGGCGGCGCCCTACGACCCCGCGTGGCTCGACCGCGCCGAGCGCCTCGCCCTCGACCGCGGCATCCCGACGCGGCGCGGCGTCTACCTCTGGACGACCGGGCCGAGCTACGAGACGCCCGCCGAGATCCGCTTCTTCCGCCGCATCGGCGCCGACGCCGTGGGGATGAGCACCGTGCCCGAGGTGATCCAGGCCACCGCGCTCGGCATGCCCGTCCTCGGCATCTCGGCCATTACCAATGCGGCGGCAGGCCTCAACGCCGAACCGCTGAACCACGAGGAGGTGATGGAGGCCGGGCGGCAGGTGCAGCAGCGCTTCGCCGCCCTCGTCCGCGCCATCGTCGCGGACGATTCATAG